In Rhizobium sp. ZPR4, a genomic segment contains:
- a CDS encoding multidrug efflux RND transporter permease subunit: MRFSHFFVDRPIFASVLSIVLLIVGGIAYFQLPVAQYPEVAPPTIVVRTSYPGADAQTIADTVATPIEQEVNGVEDMLYMSSYSSADGSMALTITFKLGTDLDKAQVLVQNRVAIAEPRLPDDVRRIGITTVKSSPDLMMVVHLLSPNNRYDQLYISNYARTRIRDVLVRLDGVGDVQLFGERQYSLRIWLDPEKLAAYGMTAGDIVQALRDQNVQVSGGSIGGPPVSGTNAFQYTVTTQGRFSDARQFRYVIVKATGNGRLVQLQDVARIELGAQDYVTNSYLNGSPAVALGVFARPGTNALAAAADIEKTMEDLSRDFPQGLEYRIIYNPTEFIAESISEVYKTIFEAAVLVAIVVLVFLQSWRTAIIPIVAIPVSLIGTFAFLLAFGFSLNMLTLFGLVLAIGIVVDDAIVVVENVERNLALGMTPKEASHVTMNEVGTAVLAISLVLIAVFLPTAFIPGITGQFYRQFAVTISVATAISCLNSLTLSPAIAAIVLRPHSHEKSNNVFARFGRALGDGFNRGFEWMSSGYSWIVRHLVTTWAALACALLVFAGLLAGTWYMGRIVPQGFVPTMDQGYAIVVVQLPDGASLARTNAVIQKATEIITKTPGIANAVAFAGFNGATFTNASNSGVIFTPFKPFEERLKTGDTATKIIGQLFGSLQGIQEAFIIAIPPPSIRGVGNSGGFKMQIMDRENPDMRRILPLAYQMMGAAAQNKGVSGVFTTFSANSPQYFLAIDRDKARALNVPIPNIFETLSINLGTSYVNDFNAFGRVYQVRAQADQQYRMEREDILALKVRSATGALVPLGTLVDIRDTTGPTLVQRYNMYVSVPVQGNPAPGVSTGSALDIMEGLAKNLLPAGTTFEWTELAYQEKHTGNTAIYIFALSVIFVFLALSAQYESWILPLAIILIVPLAVLAALIGVHLRGMDNNILTQIGLIVLIGLAAKNAILIVEFARQAQAEGKSAVEAAIEASHLRLRPILMTAFAFIFGVVPLMIATGPGAEMRQSLGTAVFSGMLGVTLFGLFLTPVFYVVLRRRRKQAEAAQEPSAADAAQ, translated from the coding sequence ATGAGGTTTTCCCACTTCTTCGTCGATCGACCGATCTTCGCATCGGTTCTATCCATCGTGCTGCTGATCGTCGGCGGCATTGCCTATTTCCAGCTGCCGGTGGCGCAATATCCTGAAGTCGCGCCGCCGACCATCGTCGTGCGCACGTCCTATCCGGGCGCCGATGCCCAGACCATCGCCGATACGGTGGCAACGCCGATCGAGCAGGAAGTGAACGGCGTCGAGGACATGCTCTATATGTCCTCCTATTCCAGCGCCGACGGCTCCATGGCGCTGACGATCACCTTCAAGCTCGGCACCGATCTCGACAAGGCGCAGGTGCTGGTGCAGAACCGTGTCGCCATTGCAGAACCGCGCCTGCCCGACGATGTCCGCCGCATCGGCATCACCACGGTCAAGAGTTCGCCCGATCTGATGATGGTCGTGCATCTCCTCTCGCCGAACAATCGCTACGACCAGCTTTATATTTCCAACTATGCCCGCACGCGCATCCGCGATGTTCTCGTGCGCCTGGATGGCGTTGGCGACGTGCAGCTCTTCGGCGAGCGGCAATATTCGCTGCGCATCTGGCTCGATCCGGAAAAGCTTGCCGCCTACGGCATGACCGCCGGCGATATCGTGCAGGCGCTGCGGGACCAGAACGTGCAGGTTTCCGGCGGCTCGATCGGCGGGCCGCCGGTTTCCGGCACTAATGCCTTCCAATATACCGTCACGACGCAGGGGCGTTTTTCCGACGCACGGCAATTCCGCTACGTCATCGTCAAAGCGACAGGCAACGGCCGTCTCGTGCAGCTGCAGGATGTCGCGCGCATCGAGCTCGGGGCGCAGGATTATGTGACCAACAGCTATCTGAACGGCAGTCCGGCGGTCGCGCTCGGCGTCTTTGCCCGGCCCGGCACCAATGCGCTCGCCGCTGCCGCCGATATAGAGAAGACGATGGAGGACCTGTCGCGGGATTTCCCGCAGGGGCTTGAGTACCGCATCATCTACAATCCGACCGAGTTCATCGCCGAGTCGATCAGCGAAGTCTACAAGACCATCTTCGAGGCGGCTGTCCTCGTCGCCATCGTCGTGCTGGTGTTCCTGCAATCCTGGCGGACGGCGATCATTCCGATCGTCGCCATTCCCGTGTCGCTGATCGGCACTTTCGCCTTCCTGCTCGCCTTCGGCTTCTCGCTGAACATGCTGACGCTGTTCGGCCTGGTGCTTGCGATCGGCATCGTCGTCGACGATGCGATCGTGGTGGTCGAGAATGTCGAGCGCAACCTCGCGCTCGGGATGACGCCGAAAGAGGCGTCGCATGTCACGATGAACGAAGTCGGCACGGCCGTGCTTGCGATCTCGCTGGTGCTGATCGCGGTCTTCCTGCCGACGGCCTTCATTCCGGGCATAACGGGGCAGTTCTACCGGCAGTTCGCCGTGACGATCTCGGTCGCGACGGCGATTTCCTGTCTGAATTCGCTGACGCTGTCGCCGGCGATCGCGGCGATCGTGTTGCGTCCGCACAGTCACGAGAAATCCAACAATGTCTTCGCGCGGTTCGGCCGCGCCTTGGGTGACGGGTTCAACCGCGGTTTCGAGTGGATGAGCAGCGGCTATTCCTGGATCGTGCGCCACCTTGTGACGACATGGGCGGCGCTTGCCTGCGCGCTTCTCGTCTTCGCCGGGCTGTTGGCCGGCACATGGTATATGGGCAGGATCGTACCACAAGGCTTCGTTCCCACCATGGACCAGGGCTATGCCATCGTCGTCGTGCAGCTGCCTGACGGCGCGTCGCTGGCGCGTACCAACGCCGTCATCCAGAAGGCGACGGAGATCATCACCAAGACGCCGGGTATCGCCAATGCTGTCGCCTTCGCCGGCTTCAACGGCGCAACCTTCACCAATGCCTCGAATTCCGGCGTCATCTTCACGCCGTTCAAGCCGTTCGAGGAGCGATTGAAGACCGGCGACACGGCCACCAAGATCATCGGCCAGCTCTTCGGCAGCCTGCAGGGCATCCAGGAAGCCTTCATCATTGCCATTCCGCCCCCGTCGATCCGCGGCGTCGGCAATTCCGGCGGCTTCAAGATGCAGATCATGGACCGGGAAAATCCGGATATGCGCCGCATTCTGCCGCTCGCCTATCAAATGATGGGAGCGGCCGCGCAGAACAAGGGCGTCAGCGGCGTCTTCACCACCTTCTCGGCCAACAGCCCGCAATATTTCCTGGCGATCGATCGCGACAAGGCGCGTGCCCTCAACGTGCCGATCCCAAATATCTTCGAGACGCTGTCGATCAACCTCGGCACATCCTATGTCAACGACTTCAACGCTTTCGGCCGCGTCTATCAGGTGCGGGCGCAGGCCGATCAGCAATATCGCATGGAGCGGGAGGATATTCTGGCGCTGAAAGTGCGCTCGGCGACAGGGGCTCTGGTGCCGCTCGGCACGCTGGTCGACATCCGGGATACGACCGGACCGACGCTCGTGCAGCGCTACAACATGTATGTCTCTGTTCCCGTGCAGGGCAATCCGGCGCCGGGCGTTTCCACAGGTTCGGCCCTCGACATCATGGAGGGGCTGGCAAAAAACCTCCTGCCTGCGGGCACGACCTTCGAATGGACGGAGCTTGCCTATCAGGAGAAGCATACCGGCAATACGGCGATCTATATCTTCGCCCTGTCGGTGATCTTCGTCTTCCTGGCGCTGTCGGCGCAGTATGAAAGCTGGATCCTGCCGCTTGCCATCATTCTCATCGTGCCGCTGGCGGTTCTCGCGGCGCTGATCGGGGTGCATCTCAGGGGCATGGACAACAATATCCTCACGCAGATCGGGCTTATCGTGCTGATCGGCCTTGCGGCAAAAAATGCGATCCTGATCGTCGAGTTCGCGCGGCAGGCGCAGGCTGAGGGGAAAAGTGCCGTCGAAGCAGCGATCGAGGCCAGCCATCTGCGTCTGCGCCCGATCCTGATGACGGCCTTCGCCTTCATCTTCGGTGTCGTGCCGTTGATGATCGCCACCGGCCCGGGTGCGGAAATGCGCCAGTCGCTCGGCACGGCGGTCTTCTCCGGCATGCTCGGCGTGACGCTGTTCGGCCTGTTCCTGACGCCGGTCTTCTACGTCGTCCTGCGCCGCCGGCGCAAGCAGGCGGAAGCCGCGCAGGAGCCTTCGGCGGCCGATGCAGCGCAATGA
- a CDS encoding SIS domain-containing protein: protein MSAVTDSYFSALIGRLETLRETLAEPMSKASAAICAAARADRRVYVFGTGHSHMLAEEVHYRAGGLAFTIPVLVGSAMLHEGAVISSVYERTEGLIRPVFERYGMQPGDVLIIASNSGVNAAPIEAADYGREIGATVIAITSLAYSAAIANGRRRLADIADIVLDNGLPPGDAMIDLPGTELKVGPASTAVGTTVLNAIFADVAAELCKDGNPPVYLSANMPGAKETNQQLVKKYRPRNPHL from the coding sequence ATGAGCGCAGTCACGGACAGCTATTTCTCGGCCCTTATCGGCCGACTGGAAACCTTGCGTGAAACGCTGGCCGAGCCCATGTCGAAAGCTTCCGCTGCCATCTGCGCCGCCGCCCGCGCCGACCGCCGCGTCTATGTCTTCGGCACCGGCCACTCGCATATGCTGGCCGAAGAAGTGCATTATCGCGCCGGCGGCCTCGCCTTCACCATTCCGGTGCTTGTGGGCTCCGCCATGCTGCATGAAGGCGCCGTCATCAGTTCGGTCTATGAGCGCACTGAAGGCCTCATTCGACCGGTCTTCGAACGCTACGGTATGCAGCCGGGCGACGTGCTGATCATCGCCTCCAATTCCGGCGTCAATGCCGCGCCGATCGAGGCGGCGGATTATGGCCGCGAGATCGGCGCGACGGTCATTGCCATCACGTCGCTCGCCTATTCGGCAGCCATCGCCAATGGCCGCCGAAGACTTGCCGATATCGCAGATATCGTGCTGGACAACGGCCTGCCGCCGGGCGATGCCATGATCGACCTGCCGGGCACGGAGCTGAAGGTCGGACCTGCCTCGACGGCCGTCGGCACGACGGTCCTGAACGCTATCTTCGCCGATGTCGCCGCCGAACTCTGTAAGGATGGCAATCCGCCCGTCTATCTCAGCGCCAACATGCCGGGCGCCAAGGAAACCAACCAGCAGCTGGTCAAGAAATATCGACCGCGCAACCCGCATCTTTAA
- a CDS encoding thiamine diphosphokinase: MSQSTTFTILLGGELRLTERLRAAVSGSRFIAADGGMRHALALGVEPEVWVGDFDSTPADLQGAFPKVPKQPYPAAKAATDGEIAVSEAIDRGATRLILAGAMGGERSDHAIQHLLYGVHLAEKGLDILLTSGDEEAVPLPPGNLTLALPAGSLFSVLSFSDLKGLFIENARYPLRDFHLSFGGSRTISNVAEGDVRFSLGSGRAIVLARPYDLSGV; the protein is encoded by the coding sequence ATGAGCCAGTCCACCACCTTCACCATCCTGCTCGGCGGCGAGCTCCGTCTGACGGAGCGGTTGCGCGCTGCGGTTTCCGGCAGTCGTTTCATCGCGGCCGATGGCGGTATGCGCCATGCGCTCGCGCTCGGCGTGGAGCCTGAGGTGTGGGTCGGCGATTTCGATTCCACGCCTGCCGATTTGCAGGGCGCGTTTCCCAAGGTGCCCAAGCAGCCTTATCCAGCGGCGAAAGCGGCGACCGATGGTGAGATTGCCGTCTCGGAAGCGATCGATCGCGGTGCCACGAGACTGATCCTTGCAGGCGCCATGGGCGGCGAACGCTCCGATCACGCGATCCAGCATCTGCTCTATGGCGTGCATCTGGCCGAAAAGGGCCTCGATATCTTGCTGACCTCAGGTGACGAGGAGGCGGTGCCGCTTCCGCCCGGCAATCTCACGCTGGCGCTGCCGGCCGGCTCGCTGTTTTCCGTCCTCAGCTTCAGCGATCTGAAGGGCCTGTTCATTGAGAATGCCCGTTATCCCTTGCGCGATTTTCATTTGTCCTTTGGCGGATCGCGCACCATTTCCAACGTGGCGGAAGGCGACGTGCGCTTTTCGCTCGGCAGCGGCAGGGCGATTGTTCTTGCCCGCCCTTATGATCTTTCCGGAGTCTGA
- a CDS encoding ABC-F family ATP-binding cassette domain-containing protein encodes MAPPILKLDDIFLSFGGAPLLAGAGLQVEPGDKICLVGRNGSGKSTLLKIAAGLVEAQSGEVFRHPSSTVRYLEQAPDFAGYKTVAAYAEAGLGPGDDPYRVTYLLSHLGLTGEEDPKNLSGGEARRAALARVMAPEPDILLLDEPTNHLDLPTIEWLEGELQKSRSALVLISHDRRFLEKVSTATVWLDRGTSRRLDRGFAHFEVWRDQVLEAEELEQHKLGKQIEREEHWLRYGVTARRKRNMRRLGELQDMRSRYRGHKGALGTVQAAASDAQESGKLVIEAEKITKTYGDRSIVAPFSIRVHRGDCIGLVGPNGAGKTTLLKMLTGQLEPDSGTVKLGTNLEIATLDQKREELNPEDTLANYLTDGRGENLLVNGEQRHVTGYMKEFLFQPEQARTPIKNLSGGERARLMLARILSRPTNLLILDEPTNDLDIETLDLLQEIVSGFAGTVILVSHDRDFLDRTVTSTIAPADPEDPDGRWIEYAGGYSDMLAQRKGAIEERKRAEKAAEKPKLAEASAPASDASKSKGKLSYKQKFALENLPKEMAKAEAEIAAREQKMADPNLFSKDAATFNRLAAEMEKLRESLSKMEEEWLELEMLREELEG; translated from the coding sequence TTGGCCCCTCCCATTCTGAAACTTGACGACATCTTTCTGAGCTTCGGCGGTGCGCCCTTGCTCGCCGGTGCCGGCCTGCAGGTGGAGCCCGGTGACAAGATCTGCCTTGTCGGCCGCAATGGTTCCGGCAAGTCGACGCTATTGAAGATCGCTGCCGGTCTCGTCGAAGCGCAATCCGGCGAGGTGTTCCGTCATCCGTCATCGACTGTGCGCTATCTTGAGCAGGCGCCGGATTTTGCCGGTTACAAGACGGTGGCGGCCTATGCCGAGGCTGGCCTCGGGCCGGGCGACGATCCCTATCGTGTCACCTATCTCCTTTCCCATCTCGGCCTGACCGGCGAGGAAGATCCGAAGAATCTCTCCGGCGGCGAAGCGCGTCGCGCGGCTCTCGCCCGCGTCATGGCGCCGGAGCCGGATATCCTGCTGCTCGACGAGCCGACGAACCATCTGGACCTGCCGACCATCGAATGGCTGGAAGGCGAGCTGCAGAAGAGCCGCAGCGCGCTGGTGCTGATCTCGCACGACCGTCGTTTCCTGGAGAAGGTCTCGACCGCGACCGTTTGGCTGGACCGCGGCACCTCGCGCCGGCTGGACAGGGGGTTTGCGCATTTCGAAGTCTGGCGCGATCAGGTGCTCGAGGCCGAAGAGCTGGAGCAGCACAAGCTCGGCAAGCAGATCGAGCGCGAAGAGCACTGGCTGCGCTATGGCGTGACGGCGCGGCGCAAGCGCAATATGCGCCGCCTCGGCGAGCTGCAGGACATGCGTTCCCGCTATCGCGGCCACAAGGGCGCTCTCGGCACCGTGCAGGCGGCTGCGTCCGACGCGCAGGAAAGCGGCAAGCTGGTGATCGAGGCGGAGAAGATCACCAAGACCTATGGCGATCGGTCGATCGTCGCGCCGTTCTCGATCCGCGTGCATCGCGGCGACTGCATCGGTCTCGTCGGCCCGAACGGTGCCGGCAAGACGACGCTTCTGAAGATGCTGACGGGTCAGCTGGAGCCGGATAGCGGCACGGTGAAGCTTGGCACCAATCTGGAAATCGCCACGCTCGACCAGAAGCGCGAGGAGCTGAACCCGGAAGATACGCTCGCCAACTACCTGACTGACGGACGCGGCGAGAACCTGCTCGTCAACGGCGAGCAGCGGCACGTGACCGGCTACATGAAGGAATTCCTGTTCCAGCCGGAGCAGGCGCGCACGCCGATCAAGAATCTTTCCGGCGGCGAGCGCGCCCGGCTGATGCTGGCGCGCATCCTGTCGCGGCCGACCAATCTGCTGATCCTCGACGAACCGACGAACGATCTCGATATCGAGACGCTCGACCTGCTGCAGGAAATCGTCTCCGGCTTTGCCGGCACCGTCATCCTCGTCAGTCACGATCGCGATTTCCTCGACCGTACCGTGACGTCGACGATCGCGCCGGCCGATCCGGAAGATCCCGACGGTCGCTGGATCGAATATGCCGGTGGCTATTCCGACATGCTCGCCCAGCGAAAGGGGGCCATCGAGGAGCGAAAGCGGGCGGAAAAGGCTGCCGAGAAGCCGAAATTGGCCGAAGCTTCGGCGCCGGCTTCCGACGCCTCGAAGAGCAAGGGGAAGCTTTCCTACAAGCAGAAATTCGCTTTGGAAAATCTGCCGAAGGAAATGGCCAAGGCGGAAGCCGAAATCGCTGCGCGCGAGCAGAAAATGGCCGATCCGAACCTCTTTTCCAAGGATGCCGCAACGTTCAACCGTCTTGCTGCGGAGATGGAAAAGCTGCGCGAAAGCCTGAGCAAGATGGAAGAGGAATGGCTGGAGCTCGAAATGCTGCGTGAGGAGCTGGAGGGCTAG
- a CDS encoding efflux RND transporter periplasmic adaptor subunit: MLPRAVLFSCVFAVFSGAQALAQGAPTAPPVTVAKPIVRDVVDSDEFIGRFQAVDEVSIRSRVGGYLQEVHFKDGAMVKQGDLLFVIDQRPFVTALNESTASLEVAKSSLTLADAQFKRAQSLSTTGSQSASTLDDRRRDLVSAEANVRGAQAAVDRANLDMDFTKITAPLSGRIDRRLISVGNLVQADQTVLTTIVSLDPIDFYFDVDERRLLSYADEARKNGSALQQGGGGLDVTVTIADSRQKPFKGKLDFAENRVDNETGTIRVRASFPNPDLILQPGLFGRVQVQGSNSYKAILVPDEAIGSDQNQRVVYTVDTAGNITPKSVRLGPKLYGYRVIRDGMTGDETIVVNGLMRIRPGVKVTPQLIELPQQATNDEPPAQADAQGTNQ; this comes from the coding sequence ATGCTGCCGCGTGCCGTTTTGTTTAGCTGTGTTTTTGCCGTTTTTTCCGGTGCCCAAGCACTGGCGCAGGGCGCCCCGACGGCTCCGCCCGTCACGGTCGCCAAACCCATCGTCCGCGATGTCGTTGACAGTGACGAGTTCATCGGGCGCTTCCAGGCAGTCGATGAGGTTTCTATCCGCTCGCGGGTAGGTGGCTACCTGCAGGAAGTACATTTCAAGGATGGCGCCATGGTCAAGCAGGGCGACCTGCTTTTCGTCATCGACCAGCGGCCTTTCGTGACCGCGCTGAACGAGTCGACGGCCTCGCTGGAAGTTGCGAAATCGTCGCTGACGCTTGCCGATGCGCAGTTCAAGCGCGCTCAGTCCCTGTCGACGACGGGCAGCCAGTCGGCATCGACCCTCGACGACCGCCGCCGAGATCTCGTTTCCGCCGAGGCGAATGTGCGCGGCGCGCAGGCGGCCGTCGACCGCGCCAATCTCGACATGGATTTCACCAAGATCACCGCACCGCTCAGCGGCCGTATCGACCGCCGGCTGATCTCGGTGGGCAATCTCGTGCAGGCGGATCAAACCGTGCTGACGACCATCGTGTCGCTCGACCCGATCGATTTCTATTTCGATGTCGACGAGCGTCGGTTGCTTTCCTATGCCGACGAAGCCCGCAAGAACGGCAGCGCCCTGCAGCAAGGCGGCGGCGGGCTCGATGTGACCGTGACCATCGCCGATTCCCGCCAGAAGCCGTTCAAGGGCAAGCTCGATTTCGCTGAGAACCGCGTCGATAACGAAACGGGCACGATCCGCGTCCGCGCCAGCTTCCCGAATCCCGATCTTATCCTCCAGCCCGGCCTCTTCGGGCGCGTCCAGGTACAGGGCTCCAACAGCTACAAGGCGATCCTCGTTCCGGACGAAGCCATCGGCTCGGATCAGAACCAGCGTGTCGTCTATACCGTCGATACTGCCGGCAACATCACGCCGAAGTCCGTCCGTCTCGGACCGAAACTCTATGGCTATCGCGTCATCCGCGACGGCATGACCGGCGACGAGACCATCGTCGTCAACGGGCTGATGCGCATCCGGCCCGGCGTCAAGGTGACGCCGCAGCTGATCGAGCTGCCGCAGCAGGCGACGAATGACGAGCCGCCGGCTCAGGCCGATGCACAGGGGACGAACCAATGA
- the nagA gene encoding N-acetylglucosamine-6-phosphate deacetylase, with protein MDYKVFKGARIFDGDRFHEDSALVIGNGRIHAITGVNDVPDNAETIELRGGVLAPGFIDAQVNGGGGRMLNDEPSADSMYMIAAGHRPYGTTSLLPTLITDVAAASAAAIEGAIEAVKANRGVAGLHLEGPHLAPARKGAHLAELMRPVEDSDVRTFIRAREEIGTLLVTIAAEQITERQVQALAEGGVIVSIGHSDCTAEAADARFDAGARGVTHLFNAMSQMAHRAPGLVGAAIDHPAPWCGIIADGHHVDPIALRVALRAKRGEGRLFFVTDAMSLVGTDLSSFTLNGRTVYRTKGGYCSKLTLDDGTLAGSDVDMASTIRYGVNILELPLAEALRMATSYPARFLRLTDRGHLTPGMRADLVHINDGIEVTETWISGQPSA; from the coding sequence ATGGACTACAAGGTCTTTAAAGGCGCGCGCATCTTCGATGGCGACCGCTTTCACGAGGATAGCGCATTGGTGATCGGCAACGGCCGCATCCATGCCATCACCGGCGTCAACGATGTGCCCGACAACGCCGAAACGATCGAATTGAGGGGCGGCGTCCTTGCGCCCGGCTTCATCGATGCGCAGGTCAATGGCGGCGGCGGCCGCATGCTGAACGACGAACCTTCGGCCGACTCCATGTATATGATCGCCGCCGGGCATCGCCCCTACGGCACGACATCTCTGCTGCCGACGCTGATTACGGATGTCGCAGCCGCAAGCGCGGCAGCGATCGAAGGCGCCATCGAGGCGGTAAAAGCCAATCGCGGCGTCGCCGGCCTACACCTGGAAGGCCCGCATCTGGCACCGGCGCGCAAGGGTGCGCATCTTGCCGAGCTCATGCGCCCGGTCGAGGACAGCGACGTCCGGACCTTCATCCGCGCCCGTGAGGAAATCGGCACCTTGCTGGTGACGATTGCCGCCGAACAGATCACCGAGCGGCAGGTGCAGGCGCTGGCCGAAGGCGGCGTCATCGTCAGCATCGGCCACAGCGACTGCACGGCGGAAGCCGCCGATGCCCGTTTCGATGCCGGCGCCCGCGGCGTCACCCATCTTTTCAACGCCATGAGCCAGATGGCGCATCGTGCACCCGGTCTCGTCGGCGCGGCGATCGACCACCCTGCCCCCTGGTGCGGCATCATCGCCGATGGCCACCATGTCGACCCGATAGCGCTGCGGGTCGCGCTGCGCGCCAAGCGGGGCGAAGGCCGGCTGTTCTTCGTGACGGATGCCATGTCGCTCGTCGGCACCGACCTTTCGAGTTTCACGCTGAACGGCCGCACGGTCTATCGCACCAAGGGCGGCTATTGCTCCAAGCTGACGCTCGACGATGGCACACTGGCCGGCTCGGATGTCGATATGGCCTCCACCATCCGCTACGGCGTCAATATCCTCGAGCTGCCACTGGCGGAAGCCCTGCGCATGGCGACGTCCTACCCCGCCCGTTTCCTGCGGCTTACGGATCGCGGCCACCTGACGCCGGGAATGCGAGCCGATCTCGTTCACATCAACGACGGCATCGAAGTCACGGAAACATGGATCTCGGGTCAACCTTCGGCCTGA
- a CDS encoding MDR family MFS transporter: MDMQTTFAPLVADHKRRLILFLFLMTAMFMATLDNQIVSTALPTIVGEFGHLERFGWIGSAYLLSLSAVMPVYGKLGDLFGRKYVMMTAIAIFTVGSAVCGLAVSMDTLIAARVLQGLGGGGILVSIFAVNADLFEPRERARYQSYSSLVLMASGAIGPVLGGTMSDLFGWRSIFLVNVPIGFIVLAGLATMLPYRKPARRPKIDYAGAIVLALTTTSIVLAADGTELFGSLLSPQCLGIIAFGVICAVAWVFIERRAPEPIVPMTLFRNPTFGLLLIISITSGAVAIGMVNYFALFLQTTTGLSPSMAGLLFILLTGGIVCGSLSAGRLIAARGRYKPFAVASAACSAIAFGSLAFMPAGTPIVFIGGLMLLHGIGIGLAQQVPVIGVQNAAAARDVGAATGAVTLSRMGGASIAISIYGAIIAAKLGNVGISIAGVSDIEQLTPKMMAALPEATREAVANAYASAFSPLFMTAAGICLIGLLTSLTLKNVQLPGAAKKFDSPTAAAHAAE; encoded by the coding sequence ATGGACATGCAGACAACCTTCGCGCCGCTCGTGGCGGATCATAAGCGGCGGCTTATCCTTTTCCTGTTTCTGATGACTGCCATGTTCATGGCAACGCTCGATAACCAGATCGTCTCGACGGCACTGCCGACGATCGTCGGTGAGTTCGGCCATCTGGAGCGCTTCGGCTGGATCGGATCGGCCTATCTTCTCTCGCTCTCCGCCGTCATGCCCGTTTACGGCAAGCTCGGCGATCTCTTCGGCCGCAAATATGTGATGATGACGGCGATCGCCATCTTCACCGTCGGCTCCGCCGTCTGCGGCCTCGCCGTTTCGATGGATACGCTGATCGCCGCCCGCGTCCTTCAGGGCCTCGGCGGCGGCGGCATCCTCGTGTCGATCTTCGCCGTCAATGCCGATCTGTTCGAGCCGCGGGAACGTGCCCGCTACCAGAGCTATTCGAGCCTCGTGCTCATGGCGTCGGGTGCCATCGGCCCCGTTCTCGGCGGCACGATGAGCGATCTCTTCGGCTGGCGCTCCATCTTCCTCGTCAATGTGCCGATCGGCTTTATCGTGCTGGCCGGCCTTGCCACCATGCTTCCCTATCGCAAGCCGGCCCGCCGACCGAAGATCGACTATGCTGGCGCGATCGTCCTTGCGCTGACGACGACGAGCATCGTGCTTGCCGCCGACGGTACCGAACTCTTCGGATCGTTGCTGTCGCCGCAATGTCTCGGCATCATCGCCTTCGGCGTGATCTGCGCCGTCGCCTGGGTCTTCATCGAGCGCCGCGCACCAGAGCCCATCGTGCCGATGACACTGTTTCGCAATCCGACATTCGGCCTTCTGCTGATCATCTCTATCACCAGCGGCGCCGTCGCCATCGGTATGGTGAATTATTTCGCGCTCTTCCTGCAGACGACGACGGGCCTTTCGCCCTCGATGGCCGGGCTGCTGTTCATTCTCCTGACCGGCGGCATCGTCTGCGGTTCGCTCTCGGCCGGACGACTGATCGCCGCGAGGGGCCGCTACAAGCCCTTCGCCGTCGCAAGTGCTGCCTGCAGTGCCATCGCATTCGGCTCGCTCGCCTTCATGCCTGCCGGCACGCCCATCGTCTTCATCGGCGGCCTGATGCTGCTGCACGGCATCGGCATCGGTCTTGCCCAGCAGGTGCCCGTCATCGGCGTGCAGAATGCAGCCGCTGCCCGGGACGTCGGTGCAGCAACCGGCGCTGTCACGCTCTCGCGCATGGGCGGCGCCTCCATCGCCATCTCCATCTACGGCGCCATCATCGCCGCCAAGCTCGGCAATGTCGGAATCTCCATCGCCGGCGTATCCGATATCGAACAGCTGACACCGAAGATGATGGCCGCATTGCCGGAAGCAACCCGCGAGGCCGTCGCCAACGCCTATGCGAGCGCCTTCAGCCCGCTGTTCATGACGGCCGCGGGCATCTGCCTCATCGGCCTCCTGACCTCGCTGACGCTGAAGAACGTCCAGCTCCCGGGTGCGGCGAAGAAATTCGACAGCCCGACGGCCGCCGCGCACGCCGCCGAGTAA
- a CDS encoding MarR family winged helix-turn-helix transcriptional regulator — protein sequence MTSATNTREVEAQAQTDDENLLRIGHAMTRMRLLTGRRMIGRLAIQSVAPGLELSHLDVLDVVRRAEATGEVTVGTIAEMLRIDPSRASRIVADMVTRGVLRRKASQADARRIVVVLTALGQRLLSEIQAQKYSVIGSIFADWTPEEIESFSLLFDRYVSGYEQVFQARIKETDD from the coding sequence ATGACATCTGCGACCAATACACGTGAAGTTGAAGCCCAGGCCCAGACCGATGATGAGAATCTGCTGCGCATCGGCCATGCCATGACGCGCATGCGTCTGCTGACGGGGCGCCGCATGATCGGCAGGCTTGCCATCCAGAGCGTGGCGCCAGGGCTTGAGCTTTCGCATCTCGATGTGCTCGATGTCGTCAGGCGGGCGGAGGCGACGGGTGAAGTCACCGTCGGTACCATCGCCGAGATGCTGCGCATCGATCCCTCGCGAGCAAGCCGTATCGTTGCCGACATGGTGACGCGCGGCGTGTTGCGGCGCAAGGCATCGCAGGCGGATGCGCGGCGCATCGTGGTGGTGCTCACCGCTCTCGGGCAAAGATTGCTGTCGGAAATCCAGGCACAGAAATATTCCGTCATCGGCAGCATCTTTGCCGACTGGACGCCGGAGGAGATCGAGAGCTTCTCGCTACTGTTCGACCGTTACGTCAGTGGCTACGAGCAGGTTTTCCAGGCGCGCATCAAGGAAACGGACGACTGA